In Mus musculus strain C57BL/6J chromosome 9, GRCm38.p6 C57BL/6J, one genomic interval encodes:
- the Mbd3l1 gene encoding methyl-CpG-binding domain protein 3-like 1 encodes MGKTSQRKQCDCENPSKPCLSTSIPLRMSSYTFKRPVTKITSHLGNEVRYYQWEETLEKPEQACWQKRLQGLQAYSSAGELLSTSDLAKTLKDLTSTDTVASASDTQATSIDITSVPTLESSSHLANMIPEAGPQILCKEFLVTEQDIINQERKVKIARERLAVALIAHKLASEMETVRGSRKANL; translated from the coding sequence ATGGGCAAGACTTCACAGAGGAAACAATGTGACTGTGAAAACCCATCAAAGCCTTGTTTAAGTACTTCAATCCCCTTGAGGATGTCTAGTTATACATTCAAGAGGCCAGTCACTAAAATCACATCCCACCTGGGCAATGAGGTAAGATACTATCAGTGGGAGGAGACCTTGGAGAAGCCAGAACAAGCCTGCTGGCAGAAGAGACTTCAAGGACTCCAAGCCTACAGCAGTGCAGGAGAACTTTTGAGCACTTCAGACCTTGCCAAGACTTTGAAAGATCTTACATCAACAGACACAGTTGCGTCTGCTTCAGACACTCAAGCCACCAGCATTGACATCACATCCGTACCCACCCTTGAGTCATCTTCACATTTGGCAAATATGATTCCAGAAGCAGGCCCACAGATCCTTTGCAAAGAATTTCTGGTCACTGAACAGGATATTATTAACCAGGAAAGGAAAGTGAAAATAGCAAGAGAAAGACTGGCAGTGGCGTTGATTGCACACAAGCTAGCAAGTGAGATGGAGACAGTGAGGGGGTCAAGGAAGGCAAACTTATAA